CTGTTCGGGCATTTCCAAGAATTTTTGGCAATCTATCCAGGTCAAGAAGGAATTTTTGCTGAGATGACGAAGTTATCTTAAGAAATGGAATATAGATTTCATTTTACCGAATTGGTCTTGAAATGTCAGGGGGGAATGAAGAAGGGGGAGGTCATGGCACCACAACAAGAAGAATCCCGCATGCCATCACTGCGGGCCTTAGAACGAGGTCTTCAATTATTAGACTACCTCATCCGGGTTAAAGAAGCCCGCTTGCATAAAATTGCGGAAGAGACTTTTTTGCCTTCGTCAACCACGCACCGTTTATTACAAGCTTTAGAACGCCATGGCTACGTGACAGAGACCCAGCATGGACTCTATAAGCTAGGGATGAAAGGATTTTTGTTAACCGGAGTTCGGGAAAGCATTCGCCATGTCTTAGAAGATTTGCAGAAGAAAACGGGAGAAACGGTCAACTTGGCCATGCTCGTGCAAGATGAAATGGAGTATGTGGAGCGTGCGGTCTCTGATCATGCTTTGTCTTTTGTGGTGTCCGTCGGACAGCGCATTCCGCTTAATTGTAGTGCGCTCGGCAAAGCAGTCCTGGCGTATCAACCAGGTCTCCTTGAACATCTGAGCCTTGAGAAAAGAACCTCTCATTCCATTACCGACCTGATTGAATTGAAGGCCGAATTAGAAGTCGCCAGGCACCGCGGCTTTACCCTGGATAACGAGGAATATTTTGATGGGGTGTTTTGTGTGGCAGTGCCGGTGTTTGATCACAGTGGGGACGCCATTGGGGGCGTGTCCATTTCAGGTCCCACGGTGCGCTTTTCCCGCGAACAAGCCTTTCAATTTGCGCCGTTGTTAAAAGCATCGGGAGAACGGATTAGCCAATTACTGCAAACCCACGAGGAAGGAGAAGCCAAACATGGCCAATGACACATCGTCTCAAGATAATAAATATTTTGCCCAACCACAAAATCGGGTAGTAGAGGTCTTGGAAGATTTTCTACCCCAATACATCAATATTGATCAACTCCCCATTTCCATCGTAGCGGAAGGAGTGGGGCTTAAAGGAGTATTTGGCCAAAATCTTCTGTTGTCTTTTGTCTATATGAAGCCCCATTCGGTGGCCGCTATCCATAGCCATCCGGAAGAGCAAATCGGTCTTGTTTTAGAGGGGGAATACGAATTTGAGCTTAACGGCGTGAGGAAATTGATTGGAAAAGGGGATGTGTATATTGTGCCCCCGAATGTGCCTCATGGAGCCATCACTCACGACAAAGCGTGCCTGGCTCTGGACATTTTTGCCCCGCCGCGCTCGGGTTACCGGGAAATGCTCGAAAACACGCATAAAGTCATGACCTTTGATTAAGCCCCAAAGACTGACGAAGGATCGTCGTTAGACCAGGAAATTAATTACCAAGTGCGAACATTATCTTTAAGGGAGCGAGATGACGTGGATTTAGGACTGCATGATCAAGTGGCCATTGTCACCGGAGGATCGCGCGGTGTTGGTCAAGCCATTGTGAAAGAACTACTGGATGAAGGGGTGAAGGTTGCAACGGGAAGTCGCCATCCTGAGGATTTTGATCCGGACCTCGTAGATGCCAAGAATGTGATGAGCCGTTATCTGGATGTGACAGATCCCGCTAGCATTGATGCCTTTGTTACCGAAGTGACTGAGCGGTTTGGAAAGGTCGATATGCTCGTCAATAATGCGGGAAAAGCCTATCCCGGCTCTTTTGCTACCTTAAGCGATGACGATTGGCAGCGCGATATCAATGTTAAACTGATGGCGCAGGTGCGGATGGCACGCCGGGTTCTGCCGGTGATGCCAGATGGTGGACGCATTATTAATATGTCAGCCGTCTTTGGCAAGCAGCCGGATCCTCGCTTTTTTGCGTCCAGCGTCAATCGTGCTTCGTGCTTGTCATTCACGAAAACCTTAGCGAAAGAACTCGCGCCTCGTCTTATCCGAGTCAATGCGGTCAATATTGGCTTTGCCTATTCCGGTCAATGGGAGGGGAAAACCCCAGAATTTTTTGCGGAATTATGTGAGGCATTTGATGTTCCCTTAAGACGGTTTGGCGAGCCGGAAGAAGTGGCGGCTGTTGTCGTCTTTCTTCTCTCCCAACGGGCATCTTACGTCACAGGGACCATTGTCGATGTGGACGGGGGACTGGCAAAGTATTTGTAGCGCCTATGATGAAAGGGACTCAGGGAACCTGAGATGTCATGACGGCTTGACCCGTTCCGGTATGATGGATTTAGAAGCCCAAGTGCCGCGTCATAGGGGGACAATAGTGAAACTCTTGGTGGTCGAAGATGAAAATTCGCTTGCGCGTTTAATGCAATTAGAACTCAGTCACGCGGGATTTTCGGTCGACGTCGTGCATAATGGTCATGATGCCTTGCGCTATTTTGTGGAACATCAGTATGACTGTATTTTGTTGGATGTGATGCTGCCCGATTTGAGTGGTTTTGAGATTTGCCGGCGTATCCGGCTTCAGGCATCCATTCCCATCATTATGGTGACCGCTCGCGGACAGACTCCGGATATTGTGGCAGGACTCGAACTGGGTGGGGACGATTATATCGTTAAGCCGGTGAATTTCGAAGAATTGACCGCCCGAATTCGCGCGGTGACACGCCGAAACCACATGCTGCAGCATGATGCCGAGAAACTTGTGATGAAGAACCTCGTCTTGGTCATTGATGAATTCCGGGCAGAGGTGGCGGGAAAGCCCTTGACTCTCAGTGCGCTGGAATTTCGTCTGCTAGAGCATTTTGTTCGCAATCACAAATTGGTGCAGACCCGAGAGGTCTTACTGGAACATGTTTGGGGTATCGATTTTCGGGGCGAGAGCAACATGGTTGATGTAAGTGTGGGCCGATTGCGCCGTAAATTACGCCGTGCAGGCAGTGATGTTGACATTGAGACCATTCGAGGTGTGGGCTATGTTTTGCGAAACGGGTAAGAAAAAATGGGATTAGCTGGTCGCCTCACCGTCTCTCTTATTGCCGCGTTACTGGTTGTGTTTGGTCTTCTAGGGGGCAGTCTTGTGTTGAATCTCAGCCATCATTTGGTGATGCAGGCGCAGGAGGAAGCACAAACTGTAGCCCGTCAATCGGCCCAGTTAGCGTCAAACGGCGGGGTCAAGGGACAACATCTATCCCTTAATGATCCGGGAATGATTGCTGCGGCTGAAGGTCGGTCCACGCTTTATCTTCAAGTGTCCCAAGGTAACAACATTGTGCAACGTTCCAGCGATCTGGGTAGAGCCATTTTGCCCATTCAACCCTTGTCGCCCCGGTTGCTGTATTGGGCTCATATACCGCTTTGGGGATCGTCAGCTCCTCTAATGACCCTTCCCCGTGGTCGCGTTGTCCTTGCTTGGGCCCCGATTTGGCAACAAGGACACAAAATTGGTGAAATTGAGGCGGCGGTATCACTTCGGGGGACATTAAATGCCATTCAAACCGTGGGACAAGGCTTATTAGTCGTTGGTATCACGGCCTTAGTCTTGGCTTCTTTGGTGAGTGCTTTGTTGGTCTACCGATCCTATTCTCGGGTTCGCTGGCTTAAAAACGCGGTGGCTCAAATTCGATCCGGCAACGATTTGGCCCAGCGCTTGAATATTGAGGGACCACGTGATGAAGTGTATGACCTGGCCCAGGCCTTTAATCACATGGTCAATCAATTAGACGAGAGTTTTCAACGCCAGAGGCTTGTCGTGGCCCACGCCTCTCATCAACTGCGGACACCTATTGCCACAGCCATTGGTTATGCCAATATGTTAAGAAATTGGGGGCAATCCGAACCGGACTTGGTCGCAGAAGGGCTCGAAGTCATTCATGAACAACTCGAACGGCTTCACCGGACTATTGAAGCGATTCTCAAATTGGCTGAAACCGACGAGGCAAAGGACCTAAAAACTGAGGCTATTGTCCTGAAATCCTACCTGGCAACATGGGTTCTGTCACAAACGATCCCGGTAGAATTGGATGGACAACCTAACGTCACGGTGCGTTTTCACCCGGACATGTTCGCCGAACTATTGAATATCTTTGGGGAAAATGCCCGGCGATATGGCGGGGGCCGTCCGCAATTGCGAATTCATTGGGTATTAGACGACACAACCTCTCGTGTTATATTGACGCTAACAGATAACGGACCGGGATTTCCTGCCGATTTGTTGCCGCATCTTTTTCATCCCTTTGTGAAACATACGGAAAGTCCGGGATCGGGTTTGGGTTTGGCGCTGGCCCGAACTATAGTAGAGCGTCATGGAGGACGCATTTTTGCCGCCAACAGTCCGCAAGGCGGGGCTCAAATTACTATTGTCTTACCCCAACTGGCGTCATAAGGGCGTATTGAGAGTTAACGCACCCCATCAGGATTTCAACATCCTTTCGCTGCACTGTGCTTGCTTTGTCATGAGATTGTCATGTTCCCTTCACTTTCGTGTTAACCAGGAAGGATACCCTGTGGATGTGGGAGCCACAAGGTTTTCCCACAATAAGGAGGGCAATGCATGGCTATATGGTATGTCAAGCCGATGATAGGGCTTATCGCAACAGCAGGACTGCTTGGGGCTGCAACAACTATAGCGAGTGCTCATTCTTTGCCGTCTCAAGTGGTGCCAGCTCAGACTAAGGCGCTGGTGACGGCGGATACGAATGAGACAGATGGCATCGATCAGGGCGTGAATGATCAGAAGGGTGCCGATGTACAGTCTGGTCCCAATGTGAACTCAGGCCCTAATGCACAGTCGGGTGTGCAAAGTGTAGGGGGCGGACCGGACAATCAAGCCGCAACGTCTTTACAAGAAAAGGGTCAATAACCTCTAGGAGGCGAGGTGTAAGAGTGAATACATAAATGACACTCTTGCAGCTCGCCGTATTGTTTAATCTAACCTGTAATAAACCTCGAGCCGTCATCTGGCTTATAAAAATGTTCCCGCAACTATGATTATGACCATGCTGATATTTTGAGGAGTTTGACGTGGTCGTGCCCTGCGTTATGATAACCATGAAGCCAAAATAATTTTTGGACTGCCTTCGCCCATATGAACGGATTTTGTTTCTTCACACGCCCGTACTTTTTTGATCCGGCATGCTATACAATCCCTAGTGTCTATATAATAAAGTGATTAATATTGGCTTTGTTTAGGTGTCTTCCCTATACTAAAAGAAAATATGATGCATTTTTGGTAATGAACCATTAGTGACAATAATGATGTCATTCTCTCTTCTATTCCCTCAGAACATGTGTTATGGATGAACAAGACATCGAGCAGCACAACAAAGGCGGCAGCGAGGAGAATACATGAAATCGGTAACAAAATTGTGGGGTCCCATCGTTTGGTTGGAACTGCTAGCGGGTATTTTGGGATTTTTGGCCTATCGCTGGATTATGGTTCATCCGGCCTTACGTCCCTTATGGACGTGGTTGCTGGCACGGGCCACAGGAATTGGGGCATATGCCCTTTTAACGGTTGTGGTCATCATGGGTATAGGGATGAGTCATCCGATATGGAAACGGCATCTCAACCGTCGGTTTTTTATGTGGCACAGGGGACTGGCCTTAAGTGTTCTAGCTTTAATTGCCTTACATGGCACGACATTGGCATTAGACCACTATGCTCATGTGGGGTGGATGGGGCTTTTGGTGCCGGGTTTTTCCCATTATCGTCCTTATGGTGTGGCCTTTGGCGTGATTGCGGCGGAAGGGCTTGTCTTAGTTGCCTTGTCAGCCTATCTCGCTCAAAATTTTGGACGCCTCAAATGGATGACGGTTCACCGGGGAGCCTTATTGATGTGGGTATTAGTACTTATTCATGGGTTGTGGAGCGGTTCTGATACGCGGGCACTAGCCTTATTTTATGAAATATCCGCTGCACTTGTGGGGATGGCTGTGATATTGCGTTATGGTATGGACCGGATGACTCATGCCAAGACTGTGGTCGAGTACCCGGGGAACCGGCAAATCCATGAGAAAAAGAAGGACATTTAAAGAAGAAATTTAACGTGTGAAGATTAAGGAGAGAACATTATGAATATCTGGGGCAAAAGAGGATTAACCAGTCTTGGTACAGTTGCTTCTCTGCTCGGAATTCACTGGGCAGCGAGTGCGGCGCCGCCCCCTCTTTCTCCAGCGGTGCCGTCCCAGCAGGTGTATGCCAATGCCGATGTCACAACCCGGCAAGAAGACACGGCACTACAGTCAGCGGTCCGCCAGGCCTCTCAACGTGATGCGGAGATAACCGCTAGTACTGCATCTTTGCAAGCCGAATTAAATCAGGCCCAGAAGACCTTAGCCCAATTGCAAGCCCTTCAAAGCGCGGATCAAACCCGGTTAAGTGCTGTGAAAGCGGCAATACGAGCAGCACAGACCGTGTCTCAGCCTCCTGTCGTGCATACGGTAACAGGGGCATCCGGGAAGCCCAGTGATGATAATGGCGGGAGCGATGACAGCAATGGCGGAACCGACGACTAAATTATCTGGCCCCTATTTAGGTAACAAAACACCGTGGAGTACGGTCCTGGCTATGTCTGTCATCACAATGACCAGCATCGCCGTGCCTCTTATTTGGGTGGCACAGAAAGTTTCTGCCCAAATTGCTTTACAAGATCGCCATGTGCAAAATATCCGTGCAGCGTGGGAAGCCGATGCACACCAGGCCGAGAAATTGCGCAAGCAATTGACGGAGTTATTAGCGAAAGGTCGGGCTGAAAAGGCTCAACATGATGCGGCCGTGAAGGCATTAACTCAAACCAATAATCAAGTTATAGCCACCGAAAAAGCAATTAATCACACCGTAGAACAAATGGATCGTCTGACAGGTTCTCCGGTTACTAATTTGTTACCACTTTCCCCAGCATTATCGTCTAATCAGCTAACTCCCATAAGCTTGCCAGCGATGCCCACGACTCCGCCGACCATCCATACTGTAACCGGAGCCTCTGGCAAACCGTAAATTCTCGAAAAATATCACGTTCTTCATTCAGAGAGAAGGCGTCTGTGTTGATTGAAAGATGCTGGCGACAAATGGCCTCTCCGGTCCAGTGGCTTATCGATGGGGACACCTTCGAGGGCATGGAGCAACTGGAAAATGACTTGCGCATATTATTCCGGACTGTGGAACGCCGACTGTCACGGTTTCAGGAGAACAGTGAAGCCGTTTGGCTAAACCGAAACTTGGGACAATGGGTCAGCGTTTCGGACGTGCTGTATGCGGCCCTAGCGGTGAGTCATCGTGCCTGGCGCCTCACCGGAGGGTTATTTGATCCCCGGGTCATTATAGATCTTGAACGATTAGGATATGTGGGGGCTCAGATCCCCTTTGGGTCCCATGCGGAAGCCCAGTGGCTTGAACGCAGACCTCGATTACGTCAAGTCCGGTTACATTCACCCGTAGATTTTGGAGGCATTGGAAAAAGTTTAGTGGTATTTTGGGGCGCCCGACTCATTACCCGCTATTTTATGGCCATAAATCGACCCCTTCCTCCCATGCTTCTGAATGCGGGCGGCGACATGCAAATGCTAGGATCTTCTGTTCCGGAGCCGGGGGGATGGCAGGTAGGGGTTGAGCATCCGGTCGCGTCCGATCAGATGGGAATGGTCTTAACCTTTCCTGTTGCCATGGCGGTGTGTACCTCGTCCATCCGCATTCACCAGTGGTTCCACCAGGGAAGAAATGTTCACCATCTCATTAATCCCTTGACGCATGAACCCGGTGGGGAGGGCCTTCTCAGCGTCACTGTTGCTCACCAAAGGCCTACCTGGGCTGAAGTGTGGAGCAAGGCTTTGTTTCTACAGGGTACTACAGGAATTGCGGATTTTGCACATAGGCACCGTCTGAATGCCTGGTGGTTTACCGATGACGGCAAAGTTGGCGCCACTCAAGATGCATGGCATTATATAACATGGCTTCATCCAACGTTTGTTATTTAAATTCGCAAGACGTGATAACACCACACTGCATCATTGATATTGTTGTCAAGAATGAAAAATCAAGTCCCAACGACAAAACTGGCGTTGTTCGTTTTGCCGGGGGCGAC
The Sulfobacillus thermosulfidooxidans DNA segment above includes these coding regions:
- a CDS encoding SDR family NAD(P)-dependent oxidoreductase; this translates as MRTLSLRERDDVDLGLHDQVAIVTGGSRGVGQAIVKELLDEGVKVATGSRHPEDFDPDLVDAKNVMSRYLDVTDPASIDAFVTEVTERFGKVDMLVNNAGKAYPGSFATLSDDDWQRDINVKLMAQVRMARRVLPVMPDGGRIINMSAVFGKQPDPRFFASSVNRASCLSFTKTLAKELAPRLIRVNAVNIGFAYSGQWEGKTPEFFAELCEAFDVPLRRFGEPEEVAAVVVFLLSQRASYVTGTIVDVDGGLAKYL
- a CDS encoding IclR family transcriptional regulator produces the protein MAPQQEESRMPSLRALERGLQLLDYLIRVKEARLHKIAEETFLPSSTTHRLLQALERHGYVTETQHGLYKLGMKGFLLTGVRESIRHVLEDLQKKTGETVNLAMLVQDEMEYVERAVSDHALSFVVSVGQRIPLNCSALGKAVLAYQPGLLEHLSLEKRTSHSITDLIELKAELEVARHRGFTLDNEEYFDGVFCVAVPVFDHSGDAIGGVSISGPTVRFSREQAFQFAPLLKASGERISQLLQTHEEGEAKHGQ
- a CDS encoding sensor histidine kinase: MGLAGRLTVSLIAALLVVFGLLGGSLVLNLSHHLVMQAQEEAQTVARQSAQLASNGGVKGQHLSLNDPGMIAAAEGRSTLYLQVSQGNNIVQRSSDLGRAILPIQPLSPRLLYWAHIPLWGSSAPLMTLPRGRVVLAWAPIWQQGHKIGEIEAAVSLRGTLNAIQTVGQGLLVVGITALVLASLVSALLVYRSYSRVRWLKNAVAQIRSGNDLAQRLNIEGPRDEVYDLAQAFNHMVNQLDESFQRQRLVVAHASHQLRTPIATAIGYANMLRNWGQSEPDLVAEGLEVIHEQLERLHRTIEAILKLAETDEAKDLKTEAIVLKSYLATWVLSQTIPVELDGQPNVTVRFHPDMFAELLNIFGENARRYGGGRPQLRIHWVLDDTTSRVILTLTDNGPGFPADLLPHLFHPFVKHTESPGSGLGLALARTIVERHGGRIFAANSPQGGAQITIVLPQLAS
- a CDS encoding response regulator transcription factor; the protein is MKLLVVEDENSLARLMQLELSHAGFSVDVVHNGHDALRYFVEHQYDCILLDVMLPDLSGFEICRRIRLQASIPIIMVTARGQTPDIVAGLELGGDDYIVKPVNFEELTARIRAVTRRNHMLQHDAEKLVMKNLVLVIDEFRAEVAGKPLTLSALEFRLLEHFVRNHKLVQTREVLLEHVWGIDFRGESNMVDVSVGRLRRKLRRAGSDVDIETIRGVGYVLRNG
- a CDS encoding FAD:protein FMN transferase, whose protein sequence is MASPVQWLIDGDTFEGMEQLENDLRILFRTVERRLSRFQENSEAVWLNRNLGQWVSVSDVLYAALAVSHRAWRLTGGLFDPRVIIDLERLGYVGAQIPFGSHAEAQWLERRPRLRQVRLHSPVDFGGIGKSLVVFWGARLITRYFMAINRPLPPMLLNAGGDMQMLGSSVPEPGGWQVGVEHPVASDQMGMVLTFPVAMAVCTSSIRIHQWFHQGRNVHHLINPLTHEPGGEGLLSVTVAHQRPTWAEVWSKALFLQGTTGIADFAHRHRLNAWWFTDDGKVGATQDAWHYITWLHPTFVI
- a CDS encoding cupin domain-containing protein, coding for MANDTSSQDNKYFAQPQNRVVEVLEDFLPQYINIDQLPISIVAEGVGLKGVFGQNLLLSFVYMKPHSVAAIHSHPEEQIGLVLEGEYEFELNGVRKLIGKGDVYIVPPNVPHGAITHDKACLALDIFAPPRSGYREMLENTHKVMTFD